In Methanobacterium petrolearium, one genomic interval encodes:
- a CDS encoding respiratory chain complex I subunit 1 family protein: protein MNLMANILLNVLIAFLVGSVLFGLQRKIMARIQMRPGPPIIQHLLHTLKFFIKESTFPKTAAMPFYIAITAMLCVIWVSAIIVGPVTQGSLLLIFAIYAIHKIVEHNAGSSSGSPYGKLSCVRAVFSAAAEVPLFAVLIIIYFKAGTMNIAQIISYQAANGPLIYSIPLAAAMFFVLILSKAPYSPFAITKGKDIISGYETEHFGLLRGYLMMSESIAWYMLLWVFLTVFIGGLSPLWYLVGMLALSTIVGFINATTPILNPNHSIMTQVSFALIGIVGSLVLLLY, encoded by the coding sequence TTGAACTTAATGGCAAACATTCTGTTGAACGTTCTCATCGCATTTCTGGTGGGAAGTGTCCTTTTCGGACTGCAGAGAAAGATAATGGCCAGAATACAAATGAGACCAGGGCCACCTATCATTCAGCACCTTCTGCATACACTCAAGTTCTTTATCAAAGAATCAACATTTCCTAAAACAGCAGCAATGCCCTTTTACATAGCAATAACTGCCATGTTATGTGTCATATGGGTATCAGCAATCATAGTAGGACCTGTGACACAAGGCTCACTTCTACTAATATTCGCCATATATGCCATTCATAAAATTGTGGAACATAACGCAGGATCCTCCTCTGGATCACCCTATGGTAAATTAAGTTGTGTGAGAGCAGTTTTCTCAGCAGCAGCTGAAGTACCTCTCTTTGCAGTTCTCATTATTATTTATTTCAAAGCTGGAACCATGAACATAGCACAAATCATCAGCTACCAAGCTGCAAATGGACCATTAATATACAGCATACCCCTGGCAGCAGCCATGTTCTTCGTGTTAATCTTATCTAAAGCCCCATACTCTCCTTTCGCCATAACCAAAGGAAAAGACATCATTTCAGGATATGAAACAGAGCACTTCGGATTGCTCCGTGGTTACCTAATGATGTCTGAATCAATAGCATGGTACATGCTCCTATGGGTGTTCTTAACAGTTTTCATTGGAGGTCTAAGTCCGTTATGGTACCTGGTGGGTATGCTTGCATTATCAACCATTGTGGGCTTTATCAATGCCACCACACCTATCTTAAACCCCAACCATTCCATAATGACCCAGGTTAGCTTTGCCCTAATTGGAATTGTAGGATCCCTGGTACTTTTACTATATTAA
- a CDS encoding hydrogenase gives MEIQEKDTLFLMTLAAFGSVLASGLAVILQWNIVLPLTVAVFLLMILTYLLNKKGAIHFTENAENWAMIITLLAFIASFIYLYRPT, from the coding sequence ATGGAAATACAAGAAAAAGATACACTGTTCCTGATGACCCTGGCAGCCTTTGGAAGTGTTTTAGCCAGTGGATTAGCTGTAATATTACAATGGAACATTGTTTTACCCCTCACTGTGGCAGTGTTCTTGTTAATGATTCTTACTTATCTGCTTAACAAGAAGGGAGCAATTCATTTCACAGAGAATGCCGAAAACTGGGCAATGATCATTACCCTCCTTGCTTTCATAGCATCCTTCATATACCTTTACCGTCCCACTTAA